One genomic region from Spirulina subsalsa PCC 9445 encodes:
- a CDS encoding Uma2 family endonuclease — translation MTISLDCEIVYPDSDGLPMADNTLQFRWIVLIKENLDLLFADQPDVFVAGDLLWYPVQGHPEIRVAPDALVAFGRPKGERGSYKQWEEENIAPQVVFEILSPGNGSGEMSRKQQFYNDYGVEEYYIYNPDRNDLQGFCRTEGGLSAIEEIQNWTSPRLGIRFVVTPNTLELYRADGRPFLSFLELEQRAEQADQRAQQERQRAQQADQRAERLAAQLRALGIEPEV, via the coding sequence ATGACCATTTCCTTGGATTGTGAGATCGTCTACCCTGATAGTGATGGTCTACCAATGGCAGACAATACCTTACAATTTCGCTGGATTGTCCTGATTAAAGAAAACCTAGATCTGCTTTTTGCTGACCAGCCCGATGTGTTTGTAGCGGGAGATTTACTCTGGTATCCTGTCCAAGGACACCCAGAAATCCGGGTTGCTCCCGATGCACTGGTAGCATTTGGTCGCCCCAAAGGAGAGCGAGGGTCTTATAAACAGTGGGAAGAGGAGAATATTGCCCCTCAAGTGGTCTTTGAAATTCTGTCCCCCGGCAATGGTTCAGGGGAAATGAGCAGAAAGCAGCAATTTTATAATGATTACGGAGTAGAAGAATATTATATTTACAACCCAGACCGCAACGATTTACAGGGATTTTGCCGTACAGAGGGAGGATTGAGCGCGATTGAGGAAATCCAGAACTGGACAAGTCCTCGTCTAGGGATTCGGTTTGTGGTCACGCCGAATACATTGGAACTGTATCGTGCCGATGGACGACCATTCTTGAGCTTTTTGGAGTTGGAACAAAGAGCCGAACAAGCTGACCAACGGGCCCAACAAGAACGCCAACGGGCCCAACAAGCTGACCAACGAGCCGAACGATTAGCGGCTCAACTCAGAGCGTTAGGTATTGAACCGGAAGTCTAA
- a CDS encoding bifunctional cobalt-precorrin-7 (C(5))-methyltransferase/cobalt-precorrin-6B (C(15))-methyltransferase, whose product MTDHNSQSKWLSIIGIGEDGLEGLSPVGRSLLSLASVIVGGERHLAMLPPEDRREKLLWTSPLQDSLEEIMRRRGQAVCVLASGDPMCYGIGVTLTRHIPLAEMTIIPAPSAFSLACSRLGWSLSEVETLSLCGRPPALLNGVLYPGAQLLVLSADAQTPAMVCQMLTEKGFGESPITVLEHLGSPKERHLQGIANRWDLRDIAALNVIAITCVSSHPLTLPPRLPGLPDSAYQHDGQLTKRQVRAVTLATLAPLPGQLLWDVGAGCGSIGIEWMRCDRRCQSIAIEHHPTRLQYIADNATALGTPHLKIVAGKAPQALHDLPQPDAIFIGGGITTPDLLETCWAALPEGGRLVCNTVTVESELILLQWQRKLGGELTRISIQKAEPVGQFLGWKAMAPVTQWVIVKQAVVNPCLTRPPTT is encoded by the coding sequence ATGACGGATCACAATAGCCAATCAAAATGGCTCTCAATTATCGGAATTGGCGAGGATGGATTAGAGGGATTAAGTCCGGTGGGGCGAAGTCTCCTCTCTCTTGCCTCCGTGATTGTGGGGGGTGAACGTCATCTGGCAATGTTACCCCCGGAAGATCGGCGGGAAAAACTCCTCTGGACTTCTCCCCTACAGGACTCCCTTGAGGAAATTATGCGCCGTCGGGGTCAAGCGGTCTGTGTTTTGGCCAGTGGGGATCCCATGTGCTACGGGATTGGTGTCACCCTCACTCGCCACATTCCCCTAGCTGAAATGACGATTATTCCGGCTCCTTCGGCGTTTAGTCTCGCCTGTAGTCGTTTGGGGTGGTCCCTGAGTGAGGTGGAAACCTTGAGTTTGTGTGGTCGCCCCCCGGCCTTGTTGAACGGGGTGCTGTATCCCGGCGCTCAACTGCTGGTGCTCAGTGCTGATGCCCAGACTCCGGCAATGGTCTGCCAAATGCTGACCGAGAAAGGGTTTGGCGAGAGTCCCATCACGGTGTTAGAACACCTCGGCAGCCCCAAAGAACGCCACCTTCAAGGCATCGCCAATCGTTGGGACTTGAGAGATATTGCGGCTTTGAATGTCATCGCCATAACCTGCGTCTCCTCCCATCCCCTCACCCTCCCCCCGCGTCTCCCCGGTCTGCCCGATTCCGCCTACCAGCATGATGGACAGTTGACAAAACGACAAGTTCGTGCTGTTACCTTGGCGACCTTAGCGCCCTTACCCGGACAATTGCTTTGGGATGTGGGGGCGGGTTGTGGTTCCATTGGCATTGAGTGGATGCGGTGCGATCGCCGTTGCCAGAGTATCGCCATTGAACATCATCCCACCCGCTTACAATACATTGCCGATAATGCAACCGCCTTGGGAACTCCCCACCTCAAAATTGTTGCCGGAAAAGCACCCCAAGCCCTCCACGATTTACCCCAACCGGACGCGATTTTTATTGGGGGAGGGATTACCACCCCCGACTTATTAGAAACCTGTTGGGCGGCACTGCCCGAAGGGGGTCGTCTGGTGTGTAATACTGTTACCGTCGAAAGTGAATTAATCCTCCTGCAATGGCAGCGTAAATTAGGGGGAGAACTGACTCGCATTAGCATTCAAAAAGCCGAACCCGTCGGTCAATTTTTGGGCTGGAAAGCAATGGCCCCTGTAACCCAGTGGGTTATTGTCAAACAGGCCGTCGTTAACCCCTGTTTGACCCGACCCCCGACAACCTGA
- the cobG gene encoding precorrin-3B synthase has translation MNWLVKANVCPGLFYGTPAQDGFLIRIRTPGGWLTAQQGKAIAQLLEQWQTTIQVTNRANLQIRGVQQSPTLEDFQTLQKLGLASHNPSIDHLRNIMASPTAGIDPQELMDTRPLIPKLDHFIQNHPVLAALSPKFSIGIDGGGTVGIGTRSTLAAEHRYNEIQLSAIVLNSQPHLPPTLGFRLALGGDRKLYNTDLFMKPENALAVVWAFVSVYVDYVQQTPLIQGKKPRMKHLLKDWGVEKYIAQVQSQFNPPVERIKPTVSDSDLPTPPYFYLGIHPQKQAGLSYIGIALKLGQLTAPQLRGLVELSETFGRHYLRLTPWQSLILPDIPEQKLSELLPQLTELGLSSAGGWEAGIVACGGKPGCGKAATETQVHASILTDYLNKHLPGHSPVNIHLTGCPKSCAQPSPAEITLLGTTLEENEQIITGYQVYIGDSPLESLLDAQNPLQSPLVEDKLLPILNEIKQFLTSQNLNLKFKPKI, from the coding sequence GTGAATTGGTTAGTTAAAGCAAATGTTTGTCCCGGCTTATTTTATGGAACCCCTGCCCAAGACGGATTCTTAATCCGCATCCGCACACCGGGGGGATGGCTGACGGCGCAACAGGGAAAGGCGATCGCACAACTCCTCGAACAATGGCAGACTACCATACAAGTAACCAATCGGGCAAATTTGCAAATTCGCGGCGTTCAACAATCCCCTACCTTAGAAGATTTCCAAACCTTACAAAAACTAGGATTAGCCTCCCATAATCCCAGTATCGATCACCTGCGCAACATTATGGCCAGTCCCACGGCCGGAATTGATCCTCAAGAATTAATGGACACTCGTCCGTTAATCCCAAAACTCGATCATTTTATTCAAAATCATCCCGTCCTAGCCGCCTTAAGTCCTAAATTTAGTATAGGAATTGATGGCGGAGGTACGGTAGGAATAGGCACTCGTTCCACCCTAGCCGCAGAACACCGCTATAATGAGATTCAATTGTCTGCAATTGTCCTCAATTCTCAGCCCCATTTACCCCCTACTTTAGGCTTTCGCTTGGCACTGGGAGGGGATAGAAAATTATATAATACTGACTTATTTATGAAGCCAGAAAACGCCTTAGCCGTTGTCTGGGCTTTCGTCAGTGTTTATGTCGATTATGTTCAACAAACCCCCTTAATCCAAGGCAAAAAACCTCGGATGAAACACTTGCTCAAGGATTGGGGAGTTGAAAAATATATAGCACAAGTTCAGTCTCAATTCAATCCTCCTGTGGAAAGAATTAAGCCAACAGTTTCCGATTCAGACTTACCCACTCCACCTTATTTTTATCTAGGCATTCACCCTCAAAAGCAAGCCGGATTATCTTATATTGGTATAGCCTTAAAACTCGGACAATTGACCGCCCCTCAACTAAGGGGATTAGTGGAATTATCCGAAACCTTTGGCCGTCATTACTTACGATTAACCCCTTGGCAGAGCCTTATATTACCCGATATTCCTGAGCAAAAACTCTCCGAATTGTTACCCCAACTGACCGAATTAGGACTATCATCGGCTGGGGGATGGGAAGCCGGGATTGTGGCCTGTGGAGGAAAACCCGGTTGTGGGAAAGCGGCCACTGAAACCCAAGTTCATGCTTCAATCTTAACCGATTATTTAAACAAACACTTACCCGGTCATTCTCCTGTTAATATTCATTTAACAGGTTGTCCGAAGTCCTGCGCTCAACCTAGTCCAGCAGAAATCACACTTTTGGGAACTACCCTTGAAGAAAATGAGCAAATTATCACAGGATATCAAGTCTATATCGGTGATTCTCCCCTAGAGAGCTTACTGGATGCGCAAAACCCATTACAATCACCCTTAGTTGAGGATAAACTTTTGCCAATTTTAAACGAAATAAAACAATTTTTAACCAGCCAAAATTTAAACCTAAAATTTAAACCTAAAATTTAA
- a CDS encoding precorrin-8X methylmutase, translated as MDYIRNGEDIYRKSFAIIRAEANLESLADDLAQVAVRLIHSCGMTDITQDLEASPDAVKIGRNALSQGVSIFCDSQMVAHGITKARLPKNNPIICTLNHPDVPEIARQINNTRSAAALELWRPDLGGAVVVIGNAPTALFRLLELLDENVAKPALILGFPVGFVGAAESKMELAANSRGVPFITLHGRRGGSAIASAAINALAKESEL; from the coding sequence ATGGACTATATTCGCAATGGTGAGGACATTTACCGCAAATCTTTTGCTATTATTCGCGCTGAAGCAAACTTAGAAAGTCTAGCTGATGATTTAGCTCAGGTGGCTGTTCGTCTCATTCACTCCTGCGGGATGACTGATATTACACAAGACTTAGAAGCGTCACCGGATGCCGTGAAAATAGGGCGAAATGCCCTAAGTCAGGGAGTCTCCATTTTTTGTGATTCTCAAATGGTCGCTCACGGTATTACTAAAGCCCGTTTACCCAAAAATAATCCCATTATTTGTACACTCAATCATCCCGATGTTCCCGAAATAGCCCGTCAGATTAATAATACCCGGTCGGCGGCAGCTTTAGAGCTTTGGCGACCGGATTTAGGGGGAGCGGTGGTGGTCATTGGCAATGCACCGACCGCCCTTTTTCGCTTACTAGAATTACTGGATGAAAATGTCGCAAAACCTGCTTTAATTTTAGGGTTTCCGGTTGGATTTGTGGGAGCAGCAGAATCCAAAATGGAATTAGCGGCCAATAGTCGCGGGGTGCCATTTATTACCCTACATGGACGTAGGGGAGGAAGTGCGATCGCCTCGGCCGCCATTAATGCCTTAGCCAAAGAGAGCGAATTATGA
- the cobI gene encoding precorrin-2 C(20)-methyltransferase — protein MNQLGKLYGLGVGPGDPELLTLKAHRILTTVPVIAYPSLENGKVLARSIVADFIRPDQIEIPMPLPFSVERSSQPHYDIAAEKIAEHLNLGRDVAVLCVGDPMLYGTFMYIFNRLCDRFSIEVVPGISSVMASAAMLGVPITYRNDVFSIMPGTLEAEILRDRLSGVEAAAIIKLGRHFSKVRDILDELGLLEQALYIERATLPNQQIIPITEIDPVAVPYWALILIPSRTKPK, from the coding sequence ATGAATCAATTAGGAAAACTTTACGGATTAGGGGTAGGCCCCGGCGACCCAGAATTACTAACGCTGAAAGCACACCGGATTTTAACGACTGTCCCGGTAATTGCCTATCCTAGCTTAGAAAATGGCAAAGTTTTAGCCCGGTCAATTGTAGCGGATTTTATCCGTCCGGATCAGATTGAAATTCCTATGCCATTACCCTTTAGTGTTGAGCGCAGTTCTCAACCCCATTATGATATAGCAGCCGAAAAGATTGCCGAACATTTAAATTTAGGTCGAGATGTGGCGGTGTTATGTGTCGGAGATCCGATGTTGTATGGCACGTTTATGTATATTTTTAATCGCCTCTGCGATCGCTTTTCCATTGAAGTTGTACCCGGAATTTCCTCGGTGATGGCCAGCGCTGCCATGTTGGGTGTCCCCATTACCTACCGCAATGATGTATTCAGTATAATGCCCGGAACTTTAGAGGCGGAAATTTTGCGCGATCGCCTATCCGGGGTCGAGGCGGCCGCTATCATTAAATTAGGCCGTCATTTCTCTAAAGTTCGGGATATTCTAGACGAACTAGGGTTATTAGAACAGGCCCTTTATATTGAACGAGCCACCCTACCCAATCAGCAAATTATTCCGATTACTGAAATCGATCCAGTTGCTGTTCCCTACTGGGCATTAATTTTAATTCCTAGTCGCACTAAACCGAAATGA
- the cobJ gene encoding precorrin-3B C(17)-methyltransferase, with the protein MKAPVIVILTETSVTVARQIQTVLKSSVVYGLKDRTQSADFTYTNFGETLRELFQTGTPIIGICAAGILIRTVAPLLSNKWQEPPVLAIAEDGSAVVPLLGGLQGVNDLARQIAALLQVSPAITTTGDIRFKTTLLSPPVGYRLVNPDDAKGFISDLLAGEKVKIIGQADWLTNSNLPISSDANLTIQIQEKNSLDGANPSPDCLVYLVEESHKTGKLAIVGTGPGAMDWMSPEVREVLAEATDWVGYKTYLNLVEALRKPEIMRHESDNRVELDRAEIALDLAAQGRSVVLVSSGDPGIYAMASAVFEVIEQKAKPEWDAIAIRVCPGISAMQGAAARVGAPLGHDFCVISLSDILKSWDVIAQRIELAAQADFAIAFYNPVSKERTWQLEKAKEILLRWREPQTPVVLVQNLGRNGEKVTVKSLEQLTLEDADMRTVILIGSSKTRIIRQGKTKQWIYTPRHYSHPI; encoded by the coding sequence ATGAAAGCACCCGTCATTGTTATTTTAACAGAAACCAGCGTCACTGTTGCTCGTCAAATTCAAACGGTTTTAAAATCATCAGTAGTTTATGGCTTGAAAGATCGCACCCAGTCGGCGGATTTTACCTATACAAATTTTGGCGAAACCCTGCGAGAATTGTTCCAAACGGGAACGCCCATTATTGGCATTTGTGCGGCAGGAATTTTGATTCGCACAGTCGCCCCCTTATTAAGTAACAAGTGGCAAGAACCCCCGGTATTGGCGATCGCAGAAGATGGCAGCGCCGTAGTCCCTTTATTGGGAGGATTACAAGGGGTTAACGATCTCGCCCGTCAAATTGCCGCCCTGTTGCAAGTTTCCCCCGCTATTACAACCACAGGGGATATTCGCTTTAAAACGACTTTATTATCTCCCCCAGTAGGTTATCGGTTAGTGAATCCGGATGATGCCAAGGGGTTTATTTCAGACTTATTAGCGGGAGAAAAGGTAAAAATCATCGGTCAAGCGGACTGGTTAACAAATAGCAATTTGCCCATTTCATCGGATGCAAACTTAACTATTCAGATTCAAGAAAAGAATAGCTTAGACGGGGCAAACCCTAGCCCCGATTGTTTAGTATATCTCGTTGAAGAGAGCCATAAAACAGGGAAATTAGCCATAGTGGGAACGGGACCCGGGGCTATGGATTGGATGTCGCCCGAAGTGCGAGAGGTACTGGCAGAAGCAACGGATTGGGTGGGGTATAAAACCTATTTAAACTTGGTGGAAGCCCTGCGTAAACCGGAAATTATGCGCCATGAATCCGATAATCGGGTAGAACTGGATCGGGCAGAAATCGCCCTAGATTTAGCCGCTCAGGGGCGCTCTGTTGTGTTAGTCTCTTCTGGTGATCCGGGGATTTATGCCATGGCTTCGGCGGTTTTTGAGGTAATAGAGCAAAAGGCAAAACCGGAATGGGATGCGATCGCCATTCGGGTATGTCCGGGGATTTCCGCCATGCAGGGGGCGGCGGCGCGTGTTGGCGCACCGTTAGGCCATGATTTTTGTGTGATTTCCCTCTCCGATATTCTCAAATCGTGGGACGTGATTGCTCAACGGATTGAGTTAGCCGCACAAGCTGATTTTGCGATCGCCTTTTATAATCCAGTGTCTAAAGAGCGGACTTGGCAACTGGAGAAAGCTAAAGAAATTTTGTTACGATGGCGAGAGCCTCAAACTCCTGTCGTGTTGGTGCAGAATTTAGGGCGCAACGGGGAAAAGGTGACAGTCAAATCTCTAGAACAATTAACCCTTGAAGATGCCGATATGCGAACAGTCATTTTGATAGGTTCCAGTAAAACCCGGATCATTCGCCAAGGGAAAACAAAACAATGGATATATACTCCACGCCACTATAGCCATCCGATTTAA